Below is a window of Paraburkholderia kururiensis DNA.
AATACGGTCTTGCGACGCTTCTACCCATCGACGCCAACGACTTGCCGCACAAGCTCGCCATGCACCGTCGGGCGATTGCGCTGTTGCCTGGCGAGACGGTATTGCGCCGCTATGCGGTGCTGCAGGCGCTGAACGGCGACACGGCGGCGGCTTTCGATACGGTGGGTCGCCTGAAGATTTTCGCGCAGGAACTGCACGACTGGCCGTCGCAACTGGCGTCCCTGTACGACCTGTGCGACGAGCAGCCCGCGCTCGCGGGGTTCAAGGCGGAACTGGTCAAGAAGTACGGTACGCCGCCCCCAGGTGCAAACCAGCAGGACGACGAAGGGGACGATTAGTAGGGCGCCTGACGGCTGCGGCTTCGGGACCGCCGCAGCCGGCCACTAGTTTTTGCTGGGTCTGCGCTTCGGTCTATGTCTAAGCCGCCACCCAGTCGCCCGACTTCCCGCCATGCTTTTCCATCACCTTCACGTCGGTGATGGTCATGCCGCGGTCCACCGCCTTGCACATGTCGTAGACCGTCAGCAGACCCACCTGCACGGCTGTGAGCGCTTCCATCTCCACTCCAGTGCGCCCGAACGTCTCGACCTGCGCCGTGCAATGTACGCCGGGCAGCGTCTCGTCGAGTGCAAAGTCCACCGCGACGCGCGTGAGCGCGAGCGGATGGCATAGCGGAATCAGGTCCGCTGTGCGTTTGGCGCCCTGGATTGCCGCGATTCGGGCCACGCCGATGACGTCGCCCTTTTTCGCGCCGCCGTCGCGGATCAGCGCGAAGGTCTCCGGCAGCATGCGGATGGAACCGCGTGCAACGGCGATGCGTTTGGTCTCCGCCTTCGCGCCGACGTCCACCATATGCGCTTTGCCGGAGTCGTCGAAATGGGTGAGTTCTGACATCGTCTGGCTCCTTGAGAGGGCGCCTATCATAGCAGCGCCCGACGTTGCCGACGGTGCGCCGCGGCGCCATCGGGGCATGGCCCAGCGGCTACAATAGCCGTGCTTTCCGAACACCTTCAAGCCGGCCTTGCGAGCGAACATGCTCGTGAAAGCGCACCGCGATTTCATGCCG
It encodes the following:
- the moaC gene encoding cyclic pyranopterin monophosphate synthase MoaC → MSELTHFDDSGKAHMVDVGAKAETKRIAVARGSIRMLPETFALIRDGGAKKGDVIGVARIAAIQGAKRTADLIPLCHPLALTRVAVDFALDETLPGVHCTAQVETFGRTGVEMEALTAVQVGLLTVYDMCKAVDRGMTITDVKVMEKHGGKSGDWVAA